The Candidatus Methylomirabilis limnetica genome has a window encoding:
- a CDS encoding GlcG/HbpS family heme-binding protein, with product MHVTFEEAQQAVEAAIKKAEEVGTQMCIAVVDSGANLKAFARMNDAWVGSIDIAIKKAKTACFFGMPTGQIGKLSQPAGPLFGIEHSNEGLITFPGGLPIVNTEGILIGAIGVSGSSVENDHLVAKAGVEIVGLSDLPEHPWRT from the coding sequence CAGCAAGCCGTTGAGGCTGCCATAAAAAAAGCTGAGGAAGTCGGCACCCAGATGTGTATCGCAGTGGTGGACTCCGGGGCTAATTTAAAAGCTTTTGCTCGGATGAATGATGCTTGGGTGGGAAGTATCGACATTGCTATCAAGAAGGCTAAGACTGCCTGTTTCTTCGGGATGCCCACGGGCCAGATCGGCAAGCTCTCTCAGCCCGCTGGTCCGCTGTTTGGGATTGAGCACTCCAATGAAGGATTAATTACATTTCCTGGAGGGCTTCCCATTGTGAATACAGAAGGCATTCTTATCGGAGCGATTGGAGTGAGCGGCAGTTCGGTTGAGAACGATCATCTTGTTGCAAAGGCGGGGGTTGAGATCGTTGGGCTTTCCGATCTTCCGGAGCACCCATGGCGGACCTAG